The segment GATGCGAAAGGATCGCCTGCTCGCCCGCCGCGCCGGCATTGAAACCGGAGAGGCTTACGCGCACCCGAATTGGCGCGTCGTGCCCGGTGTTCACCAGCATGAGCCGCACCGAGTTGGCGGTGCGCGTGGCGCAGGTGTACAGGTTTTGCTGCGGGTGGTCCAGAGAGGTTTCCAGCAGCTCGCGGCCGGCATACCGCCGCCACAGCCACAGCGCCCAGTACTGCGACTTCCGGAACGGATGCGCTCCCGGAACAATAAGCGCCAGACCGCCGCCGGTACCAGGTGTTTGTGTGAAGGCGTCCCACTGGTTCGCGAAATCGACGCCGGACTCAGCCATCTCCGCAAGGAATTCGCTCGAGAAGAGCGCGCTGAAGAGGCCGTCCGTACTGTCGCTCAGCGCCAGGTTCCACTCCGTAATGCAGATCGGAATGTGTGAGGCTCGCTCTGGTTGGTACTTCCGAATCCAGCCGCGGATTCGCGATACGGCGGGATCCAGTTTCGGTATGTTGGCCAGCAGCTCCGACTCCGGCTGCTCGGGTTGCCCCGGATAGGTGTGGAACGATACGAAGTCCACCCAGGCGCCATCCTCCTTCAGCATCTCCCGGGTAAAACCACCGGCATCCGATCCCGATGCGGCGCCACCCACTAAAACCGATGGGTCCTGCGCCTTCATTGCTTTGGCGAAGGCCAGGTAGCGGTGGGCGTACATCGCCGGGGTCAGTTCGCCGCCACCCTTCAAGAAATGGCCGGCCTCCCACGTGCCCTCCAGTTCGTTGCCAACCTCCCAGTAGCGCACGTTGTACTTGTGGACCTTGTTCGCCCAGTGCACCCACTGGGCAGCATCTTCGGCGCGCCCGGTTCCGGCGTTCACCGTCACCAGCGGTTGGCAGCCCGGCAATGAGCGGATAAAGTCATGTTCGGTCTTTACATCAACGTTGCCGTTCCATGTGGCGCTCGGCGCGCTCGTATGCGTATCCAGGAGAAACGACGGAGCGTAGCCCGAGTAGTCGATCGTGGGATATCCATCCTTCACGCGCTCCGGATCTACCCGTCCGGCGGCATCCCGGACGCCATTGCCATTCCAGAAGAGGATGTCGGAGTAAGATCCGCCGGGCATACGAATAATGCGGGAGCCGAGCGCGGCGAGCCAGCGATGGATTTGCGGCGACGCGAACAGCGCGGGCTCATTCCAGACGGCGATATTCGTGCCGCAAAGCCGGCGCGGATGGAAACGCCGCACCGGTCTGCCGGCATCAATGGAGATAGTGGCAACAATCGGTGGTGGCGCTTGCCCGACTGGGATGAGCCGTGCGTGGCCGATTGTGGCGGCGCACGGCGCGGCCGTCAGAGCGCATGCCAGGAGCGAACGAATGCTTAGGGAGTGGTTCAGTCTGCCGCCTCGTCAGGTTGTGGTTCCCAGTACAAGCTCCACGTCAAGCACGGTTTCTTCAGGAACCCGTTTGCCCGCAATCATCTGGATCAGCAAGTCCATCGCCCGGGTGGCAACGTCCGACCACGGCGCGCGAATTGTGGTGAGCTTGCGCATAAACAGCCCCTCGGTCGGCACGCCGTCGTACCCAATCACCGCGATGTCTTCAGGAACGCGTAGGCCCATCGCTTCGCACTCGCGAACCGCCTGATACGCTCGGAGATCCTCCCACGCCACGATCGCAGTTGGGCGCTCGCCTGCCGGCCCGGAGAGGATCTGCTTCTCCTGCTCTCCCAGGGCGGTTTCATTCGGCTGCTCGCGCCGGCCGTAAACCACATCGAGGCCCAGCCGTTGAGCCTCGTCACGAAACGCTTCAAACCGGCGCACTACCGACTGCCCGCGATGCGGCGTCTGGCGGTAGAGCACGCGCTTGTGCCCGCGAGATGCAATGTGCTTAGCCTGCAGCGCCCCGCCTACTTGATCATTCACCACAACGCACGGCAGCGATGGAAGCGCGTCGACGACGGCCACCACGGGCAGCGGCGCGCGCGCCAGGCGCTCAGCCAGTGCGTCCCCCTCGGGTGCATACAGGATCAGTCCATCCACACGGCCATCCACCAACTGCTGCGCAACGCCTTCCACGGTTGGGTCGTCCCAGTACCGATAGAGCAGGCAGTCTTTGGTGTAGCACTGGCATGCCACCTGGGTAGCGCCAATGATCTCACCCAAGAACGCGCTGCGTGCATCGCAATATAGACCGTAGCCGTTGTAAATGCCAATGATGCCGGTTTCGCGGCGGCGCAGCGATCGCGCAATCGCGTTCGGCTGGTAATCCATCTGCCTGGCGACTGACTCTACGCGTTCACGGGTCTTCTTCGAGACGCGCGTTGTGGAGCGTGTGGTGTGAAGCACTGCCGAAACCGTGGAGGCGCTTACACCCACCACGTCGGCGATATCCTGCAGCGTGGTGGGAACGTGCGGTCCGGAGCGTTCTTCTTCCTCAGCCATCGATACCTCGCGGTGTTGGTTATCGCCGCAGCGCTGCGGCACTTGCGAACAACGTTGGAGTTACGGTGTTAGCCTCTTCGCAACGTAGGCAATTGATTTATCGTTGAACCTTACCGCCGATTTCAGCCAACTACCATGAACGGCGGGAAAGAGCGAAAAGAGATGCTATCGGCGTGGGATGCCCGGCACGCGGCCCTACTGTGGTGGAAGGCTGAGCCTATTGGCCGCCCGCCTGCTGCTGATCCTGGTTAGACCTTACTACCGCCAGCGGCGCTCCACACCCTCGCTGTCAAGGACTCGAAGGAATTCATCGCGCAACTCCGCCTTCGAGTGTACCGCACCGGTTGGGCAGTTGTGTGAAATGCAAAAGGCGCACAACTGGCCCGCCGCCTCGCCCACGCACCATTCCACGGGATGGAGGCGCGTGCACCCGTTCGTTATATGCGTCGAGCCGAGGTTCTTGCATCCCGGCAGGAGGTTCTCTACGCGTACCGGCAACAGCGCGCCGAGCGGAATCTGAAACTGCAGGCTGGCGACGTCCAGGTAGTTATCTCCGGTGCAGGTTGGATGCAGGTCGATCCGGTAGCTGCCGATGCCGATGGAATCCGGAAAATCCGCCGCGCGAACCTGGTCCGCCGGCAAGCCGGTTTCGCGCATGCGTGCCTCCAACGCCAGGTGCTGCTCCAGCAGGGTAGCTCGTGCGCGGATGCGCCGGCTCTCACGGATGTAGGGCGCCATCGCCATGCCCGTCTCAGTGCCCATGACGTCGGGCCGCATCCGCAATCCGGGCCAGCCGGCGCCGCCATCCGGGCGTGGCGCCTCCGTTTGCAGCCAGTAGAGAAGCGACCAACTGAGAGACTCTGCACCTGCGGTTGCCCGCGACATCGCTGCTGCACGATCCGCGCCAGGGAGGATCGCCGGCGCTTCGAAATAGTCGTTCATGGGCCAGTTGATCAGGCTCACATCGCGGTTGCCTTGCCCGGGTATCAGATTTCGGGCTGCGGCAATTCGGCGGTAGCGCCATAGCCCAAATCCGCCGCTTGCCTCCTCGCCCTCCGGATCGAAAACCAGCGTGCGCGGCGTCAGCGTCACCGGATCGGAGCCGGTCAACGAAAGCAGCTTGCCCGGCCAGGCCGGCCGCATCAGGGGTTCCAAAGTGCCCCAGCGTGCGTAGTCGGCGGGCCGATCGATCGTCCAGTCTTCGCCGGGCCGGTACTCAACCGCGAAGCACATGGTGATCGCCTGCTGATTGAGTGGGTCGGCCACGGTCGGTGCATGCGGCTCGCCGGTATCGCTGCGCGCCTCCGCTCCTACCACGTGTTCTACAGCGCCAAGCTCCAGCAGCTCACCTGTCTCGGTGGCATCCACAAACCAATCGGCTTCGATTGCCAGTTCCTCGCCGTCAACCTGGAATATCACGGCGGTGACTCTGTCGCCGTCAACGGCCACGCGATGCGGTCGGCAGCCCGTCAGCACCGCCAGCGCGCCGCATTCGCGCCACGGCGCCAGCATCTCCGTCAGCGCGCCAAGCGCCGCACGGGGCTCACAGCAAAGGCGCGAAACCAGGCCCGCGCCGGGGTTCAGAAGCGGGTCGGCGGCAGCAGCCTCGGTCAGCGGACGGTTCGTTCGGTACCACGCGCGCACCCGCTCCCGAAACGAACGGTAGGCCGCGGTGCATCCGTGGGTTTCAATCCATGGGTGTTCGTCAGGCGGCACGGCCTGATTGGTCAACTGCCCGCCGATCCACGCGGTTTCCTCCGTCATCACAACGCGCAGCCCGTGGCGCGAGGCCGCTAGCGACGCCGCGCATCCGCCAACGCCACCGCCGACGATCAGTACCTGGCAACGCATCTCTTTTCGCACCACCTCTCGCGATGTTACGGCCACGGAAGGGCTGGGGTGGGCCAGTACCGATTGAACAGGCCCGGAATGGCGTAGAACAGCGCCGCAGAAACTTCGCCGAGAATCATGCCGAGGAATAGTGGGCGCGACGCTCGATAGAAGCGCATGCCACCGTACCGGAGTGCCAAGCTCTTCAACAGCCAGGCCAGCAGCGCCGGAAACCAGAAGCACATCATCACCCACGTACCGGAGAGCGCATATCCAATCGGGTTGAGCGGGAACCAGTAGAACCTGCTGCGGAGCGAGTTCATGGCCAGAGTGGCTAAAAACCCGCCGGCGAAGTTAAGCCGCTCGCTCCAGCCCGCCGGCGACTGCTCGTGCAGCATTGCCTGTGCGCTGTACCGGAACGACCACACCGGGTTGCCCGCGTACACGTAGTTGTTCATGTTGATGGCGCCAATGTGGTAAGGCACGGCTATCTGAAGTCCGCCCCCGACCACGCAAGCCACGCCGATCGCCAGCGCAAACGCTCCCAGCAGGCTGCCACGTTTGATCCGGACGCCATCGGTAAGCTTGAGCGAGTCCAGAAAGCCGGCCAGCAGCAGTCCGCGCTGATCTTTCATGGAGATCGCATCCAGAAAGGCCATTCCGGTAAGGTTGGAGTGTGAAAGGTTGCGTACGTCGCCAAACATCCGATAGACGTCCACAGGACGGAACGAGGTTTCGGTCATCAGAATGCCGCCCTCGCTGACACATCGAGCCATTACAAACGCCACCAGACCGAACAGCAGTCCGAGCTCAAACGCGGCCAGCCATGGAGACATACCGAGCAGCCACAGCCACACCACCGCCCCGATGAAGCAAAGCGCCAGACCGGCGACAGCGGCAGGATACGGCAGAAGCTCGGTACTGCCCTCACCGGTGCGCATCGAACGTAGCGGTGTGCGACAAGCCTTCCAGACATTCGCCAGGTGTGGGCGCGCAAACCAGACCATGCTCACAGTAAGCGCTACGTAGCAACCGATGTTCTGGTAGCCCGTGAACTCGGTGCACGCAAACAGTGGCATGATGGCCGGCGAGTAACCCATCGAGGCGGCCAGCACCTCTTCCACCTTGGTGAGGAGAAAGAAGAACCACATCGAGAACAGCACGTCGGTCGGCAGCATGTAGAAGAATCCCAACGCGGCAAACGAGATGTAGGCGTGGAAGTTGGTCATTGCGTCGAACGGCGGCTGCGTGAACAGGGCGTTCAGATTGAAGTTGGTGGTGATGTCTGGAATGTTGGGCCATGCCCGATGCAGGCCGTTAAAGCCGAAGACAAGAGCTGGGAGCGCAAACCCGACCCACATTGCAGGATTCCGCGCCAGAGGACGCCCGGATCCCTCGCCACCGATCAGTTCGAGCGGAAACTGGGCCAGCGGAAACGTCAGTCGCTCGTTATCCACCCACTGCCGGCGAACCAACGCCGCGATGCACAAAAAGCAGCCGAGCATCATGGCGAGAAACACAGCCCAACAGAGAAGCGGCGTAATCCACACAGTCCAGGGCAGGTGCTCACCAGGTCGAAGTCCGTTGTAGAACGCCTTCACCGCCGGTTGGTCGATGCCTCCGGATGGATCCCACGGCACGGCCCAGCGCGGTATGTGCTTGAACAGCAGAGGCCGCCACGCGTTCGTGCCGTTGGCGTAGTAGTCAGCCGCGGTCAGCGTGGGCAAAAACCGCTGGAGCAGCCCGCGCGAGCTTACCATCGCGCCAATCACGCTCATGATGTAGATCGTCGCCAACTCGTGGCGCTGAAGTCCGTCGCGTCCGCCAAACCGCCTTGCCGCCGCGCGCGCAACGAGCAACATCAAAAGGATGCCGATTGCCACAGGGGGAATCTGCAGCAGGCCGATCTGAATCTGCTGCACTACCAGCTCCGCAAAGGTCACCATCACGGCCGACAGCGCCACGCAAACCACGCCGATGAGCAGGGCGCGCGGAGTGAGCGCGCTGACGCGCTGATCGCGTTCGGCATCAACCGCAGGTTCTTGTGCGCGGGCAGGCGCCGCGGGCGAGCTTTCCACGAATGGCATTATATCCGGAAGCATTGCCGACGCTGGCGGACGACCGAGGCAGGCGCCGGCGGCTTGCTGTTGAATACTATGCGGGAATGCCGGTCAGTTATGTGCCGGCGGTCCGGAGGGGACTCTATGTGGATGC is part of the Armatimonadota bacterium genome and harbors:
- a CDS encoding LacI family DNA-binding transcriptional regulator, with the protein product MAEEEERSGPHVPTTLQDIADVVGVSASTVSAVLHTTRSTTRVSKKTRERVESVARQMDYQPNAIARSLRRRETGIIGIYNGYGLYCDARSAFLGEIIGATQVACQCYTKDCLLYRYWDDPTVEGVAQQLVDGRVDGLILYAPEGDALAERLARAPLPVVAVVDALPSLPCVVVNDQVGGALQAKHIASRGHKRVLYRQTPHRGQSVVRRFEAFRDEAQRLGLDVVYGRREQPNETALGEQEKQILSGPAGERPTAIVAWEDLRAYQAVRECEAMGLRVPEDIAVIGYDGVPTEGLFMRKLTTIRAPWSDVATRAMDLLIQMIAGKRVPEETVLDVELVLGTTT
- a CDS encoding FAD-dependent oxidoreductase, translating into MRCQVLIVGGGVGGCAASLAASRHGLRVVMTEETAWIGGQLTNQAVPPDEHPWIETHGCTAAYRSFRERVRAWYRTNRPLTEAAAADPLLNPGAGLVSRLCCEPRAALGALTEMLAPWRECGALAVLTGCRPHRVAVDGDRVTAVIFQVDGEELAIEADWFVDATETGELLELGAVEHVVGAEARSDTGEPHAPTVADPLNQQAITMCFAVEYRPGEDWTIDRPADYARWGTLEPLMRPAWPGKLLSLTGSDPVTLTPRTLVFDPEGEEASGGFGLWRYRRIAAARNLIPGQGNRDVSLINWPMNDYFEAPAILPGADRAAAMSRATAGAESLSWSLLYWLQTEAPRPDGGAGWPGLRMRPDVMGTETGMAMAPYIRESRRIRARATLLEQHLALEARMRETGLPADQVRAADFPDSIGIGSYRIDLHPTCTGDNYLDVASLQFQIPLGALLPVRVENLLPGCKNLGSTHITNGCTRLHPVEWCVGEAAGQLCAFCISHNCPTGAVHSKAELRDEFLRVLDSEGVERRWR